A window of the Candidatus Aminicenantes bacterium genome harbors these coding sequences:
- a CDS encoding sigma-54 dependent transcriptional regulator, giving the protein MTQPARIHVIDDEPIIQDVLQQLLTSEGFEVEISANGAEGLAKLGQQTFDLLLLDLLMPGMNGLDVLQAVRRIDPQALVIIITANASVESAIEAMKRGAFDYVQKPFKHEELLLTIERALEHKRLQAENVRLRGELERKFSFGAILGRSKVMESVFELIRAAAPTRSTILIQGESGTGKELVARAIHQNSNRAGLPFVTVNSGSLPPDLLESNLFGHVKGAFTGAVNEKQGLFEAADEGTIFFDEISSVGLETQAKLLRVIQEREFMRLGGTKTIHVDVRIIAATNTDLEELIRQKTFRSDLYYRLNVIKIDLPPLRARKEDIPLLVKHFVAHYAKENGKDIEGVSEDVLEILEKSSWPGNVRELENMIERAVVFAKSRIITRENLPAFLLAPTGPNGPEAPLPEGDLDLKEQTLSFQKRLIETSLKRAKGVQKAAAAALGLKPTTLNEMIKRLGINVDAF; this is encoded by the coding sequence ATGACCCAGCCCGCCCGCATCCACGTCATCGACGACGAGCCCATCATCCAGGACGTCCTGCAGCAGCTTCTGACCTCGGAGGGCTTCGAGGTCGAAATCTCGGCCAACGGCGCGGAGGGTCTGGCCAAGCTCGGCCAACAGACGTTCGACCTGCTGTTGCTCGACCTGCTCATGCCGGGGATGAACGGTCTGGATGTCCTGCAGGCCGTCCGCCGGATCGACCCTCAGGCCCTGGTCATCATCATCACCGCCAACGCCTCGGTCGAGTCGGCTATCGAGGCCATGAAGCGGGGCGCCTTCGACTACGTCCAGAAGCCGTTCAAGCACGAGGAGCTTCTGCTGACGATCGAGCGGGCCCTGGAGCACAAGCGCCTCCAAGCCGAAAACGTCCGGCTGCGAGGCGAATTGGAGCGCAAGTTCAGCTTCGGCGCCATCCTCGGCCGGAGCAAGGTGATGGAAAGCGTTTTCGAGCTCATTCGAGCCGCCGCTCCGACCCGGTCGACGATTCTGATTCAGGGGGAGAGCGGGACGGGCAAGGAGCTGGTGGCCCGGGCCATCCACCAGAACTCCAACCGGGCCGGCCTGCCCTTCGTCACCGTCAACAGCGGTTCGCTGCCCCCCGACCTGTTGGAGAGCAACCTTTTCGGCCACGTCAAGGGCGCCTTCACCGGCGCCGTCAACGAGAAGCAGGGGCTGTTCGAGGCGGCCGACGAGGGGACGATCTTTTTCGACGAAATCTCCTCGGTCGGCCTGGAAACCCAGGCCAAGCTGCTGCGGGTCATCCAGGAGCGGGAGTTCATGCGGCTGGGCGGGACCAAGACCATCCATGTCGACGTCCGGATCATCGCCGCCACCAACACGGACCTGGAGGAGCTGATCCGCCAGAAGACGTTCCGCAGCGATCTCTATTACCGGCTGAATGTCATCAAGATCGATCTTCCTCCCCTGCGGGCCCGCAAGGAGGATATTCCACTCCTGGTCAAGCACTTCGTCGCGCACTATGCCAAGGAGAACGGCAAGGACATCGAGGGCGTCTCCGAGGACGTTCTGGAGATCCTGGAGAAAAGCTCCTGGCCCGGCAACGTCCGGGAGCTGGAGAATATGATCGAGCGGGCGGTCGTCTTCGCCAAGTCCCGCATCATCACCCGGGAGAACCTGCCGGCCTTCCTGCTGGCGCCGACCGGTCCGAACGGCCCGGAGGCTCCGCTCCCCGAAGGCGATCTCGACCTCAAGGAGCAAACCCTGAGCTTCCAGAAGCGGCTGATCGAGACCTCGCTCAAGCGGGCCAAGGGCGTGCAGAAAGCGGCCGCCGCCGCGCTCGGGCTGAAGCCGACGACCCTGAACGAGATGATCAAGCGTTTAGGGATAAATGTCGACGCCTTCTAG
- a CDS encoding M1 family aminopeptidase — MKGPAQDIWILLAALFLASPLAATQNASIAAAPSDAVWDLMSRAFETGDLDGYSDAFAPALRASETRRAADLRNTFHMRSVLFRVAGRIQEPDGRERVFLQVFFQNDLSAMLENWRAVLVLQDGVPRIVEKEVSGSVSTLYKLRLPSGRASRAGLVEIGHQDFRLTFTDATVYYDNLPDFETGLIVLGDGRLRFSPASETERHQLELRFGTPELEDRVESAYLRFSPSYFKSHIRIEGEQPMGPPSDESKAQANRAYALYSADYAGSFTVENSLTGEPMTFLPQGDQVVFDLKARKAGDLTYIFSPFSEDEIHLAGRNPDRIINLYSPGSKEGELKRMFVSFGEQMDILGYQIDVDFQPDKLYLSARARVDIAARLDSVDSLKFNLHPAFDILRVQDQDGRSLFYTQDKSRGLLYIYLLTPLPKGGAGWIEVFYRGVLDPPAPTIDALADGQVGTSISLATPRFETFLYSQSAAWYPSPSQDDYFQAKLRIVVPPGFSCIANGLPTEQGVVNSLGRVTALEKVGHPYFGFETKTPVKSLAFLVGRLSPIGGGVSVDPVPVEAFYASDIRLPRRTLLDESRSILKAFSDWFGPYPFEKLTVVQRQWPTAGGHSPASFVVFNELPRSADGTFALEAETPVSLGRFRVGYLAHEIAHQWWGQGMTWATYRDQWLSEGLAQLAAALYLRDKEGEGAYRSLLKKFARWTVKKSDFGPVTMGMRLSQVDFSAYQSIVYDKSALVLGMLLDLLGDEPFFRGLRGVFAANRGRAVRTAGFIQAMSAAAGRDLKPFFDLWLNSHLLPEIRVSHVVQTVEGAKVLRFHVTQTGPSFVFPLWVSWVENGKTIRRILDVDTATKSFDLPCGGRPSRISIDPDGIFPGRIL; from the coding sequence TTCTGGCGTCGCCCTTGGCCGCGACCCAAAACGCCTCTATCGCCGCAGCCCCTTCCGATGCCGTTTGGGATCTGATGTCGCGGGCCTTCGAGACCGGCGACCTCGACGGGTACTCCGACGCTTTCGCCCCCGCTTTAAGGGCGTCGGAGACGCGCCGAGCGGCCGATCTCCGGAACACTTTTCATATGAGGTCCGTCCTCTTCCGCGTCGCCGGCCGGATCCAGGAACCGGACGGCCGGGAGCGGGTCTTCCTGCAAGTCTTCTTCCAGAACGATCTCTCGGCCATGCTCGAGAACTGGCGGGCCGTCCTCGTCTTGCAAGACGGCGTCCCGCGCATCGTCGAGAAGGAGGTGTCCGGGAGCGTCAGCACCCTCTACAAGCTCCGCCTCCCCTCCGGCCGCGCCTCGCGGGCCGGGCTAGTCGAGATCGGCCATCAGGACTTCCGCCTAACTTTTACCGATGCCACCGTCTACTACGACAACCTGCCGGATTTTGAGACCGGGCTGATCGTCCTGGGCGACGGGCGCCTCCGGTTCTCGCCCGCCAGCGAGACCGAGCGCCATCAGCTCGAGCTCCGCTTCGGGACACCCGAGCTCGAGGACCGGGTCGAATCGGCCTACTTGCGGTTCTCGCCCAGCTACTTCAAGTCCCACATCCGGATCGAGGGCGAACAGCCCATGGGGCCGCCCAGCGACGAATCCAAGGCCCAGGCCAACAGGGCTTATGCCTTATACAGCGCCGACTATGCCGGTTCGTTCACCGTCGAGAACTCCCTGACCGGCGAGCCGATGACGTTCCTGCCGCAGGGAGATCAAGTCGTCTTCGACCTGAAGGCCCGCAAGGCCGGCGACCTGACTTACATCTTCTCGCCTTTTTCCGAGGACGAGATCCACCTGGCCGGCCGCAACCCCGACCGGATCATCAACCTCTACTCGCCCGGCTCGAAAGAGGGCGAGCTCAAACGAATGTTCGTCTCCTTCGGCGAGCAGATGGATATCCTCGGCTATCAGATCGACGTCGATTTCCAGCCCGACAAGCTGTACCTGTCGGCCCGGGCCCGGGTGGACATCGCCGCCCGGTTGGATTCCGTGGACAGCCTGAAGTTCAACCTCCATCCGGCTTTCGACATCCTCCGCGTCCAGGACCAGGACGGGCGATCCCTGTTTTACACCCAGGACAAGTCGCGCGGCCTGCTCTATATCTACCTGCTGACGCCGCTGCCCAAGGGCGGCGCGGGCTGGATCGAGGTCTTCTATCGGGGCGTGTTGGACCCGCCGGCGCCGACGATCGACGCCCTGGCCGACGGTCAGGTCGGCACCTCGATCTCGCTGGCGACTCCGCGGTTCGAGACGTTCCTTTACAGTCAGTCGGCGGCTTGGTACCCGTCGCCTTCCCAGGACGATTATTTCCAAGCCAAGCTGCGGATCGTGGTGCCGCCCGGATTCTCCTGCATCGCCAACGGCCTGCCGACGGAGCAGGGGGTCGTCAACAGCCTCGGGCGGGTCACGGCGCTGGAGAAAGTCGGGCATCCCTATTTCGGGTTCGAGACCAAGACGCCCGTGAAATCCTTGGCCTTCCTGGTCGGCCGGCTTTCGCCCATCGGGGGCGGCGTCTCCGTCGACCCGGTCCCCGTGGAAGCCTTCTATGCCTCCGACATCCGCCTGCCCCGCCGAACCTTGTTGGACGAGAGCCGGTCGATCCTGAAAGCCTTCAGCGATTGGTTCGGTCCCTATCCATTCGAAAAGCTGACCGTCGTCCAGCGGCAGTGGCCGACGGCGGGCGGGCACAGCCCGGCCTCGTTCGTCGTCTTCAACGAGCTGCCGCGCTCGGCCGACGGGACGTTTGCCCTGGAGGCGGAGACGCCGGTCAGTCTGGGGCGCTTTCGGGTCGGCTACTTGGCCCACGAAATCGCCCACCAGTGGTGGGGCCAGGGAATGACCTGGGCCACCTACCGGGACCAGTGGCTGAGCGAGGGGCTGGCCCAGTTGGCCGCGGCCCTCTATCTGCGGGACAAGGAGGGCGAGGGCGCCTATCGAAGCCTGCTCAAGAAGTTCGCCCGCTGGACGGTCAAGAAGTCCGACTTCGGGCCCGTCACCATGGGCATGCGCCTGAGCCAAGTCGATTTCAGCGCCTACCAGTCCATCGTTTACGACAAGAGCGCTCTGGTTCTGGGCATGCTCTTGGATCTGCTGGGCGATGAGCCCTTCTTCCGCGGCCTGCGCGGCGTATTTGCGGCCAACCGCGGCCGGGCCGTCCGCACCGCGGGCTTTATCCAGGCTATGAGTGCCGCTGCCGGGCGCGACTTGAAGCCGTTCTTCGACCTCTGGCTCAATTCCCACTTGCTGCCGGAGATCCGGGTGTCCCATGTCGTCCAGACGGTCGAGGGCGCGAAGGTCCTGCGCTTCCATGTCACCCAGACCGGCCCCTCGTTTGTCTTCCCCCTCTGGGTCTCCTGGGTCGAGAACGGAAAGACGATCCGGCGGATTTTGGATGTGGATACGGCGACCAAGTCGTTCGATCTGCCCTGCGGCGGCCGTCCGAGCCGGATCTCAATCGATCCCGACGGAATCTTCCCCGGCCGGATTCTTTGA